The genomic window TAACGTGGCAAGCCAGTCCTATTGGAATTTGTCCATAATGTTCACTGAATAATCCAGCCGCTGTGTAAGTATCCATATTTGCTAAAGCATTTTGTCCTTCGCCATCATAAGATAAATATACGGCACTATTTGTATTGTCATATCCATCGGGAGCATCAACAAGAATAGTGGTTTTAGGTCTAGGATCGCTGTAGAATTTGTCCACATTCGTCCATCCAAAGTTTCCAAACGTCACATAATAGGTATTTCCTTGTGCGCCAACACCACCTTTTCCTCCAGCAGCGTCTCTTACTTCTTTCCAAGCCAGATTGTCGTTAGTATCTATTTCTCCTTTCCATAAAGTCATGGCATTATCTATTCCGCCAGTTAAATTAGCAGGAACTTGCAATTGTATAGCACCCGTTGAGACTAAATTTACTCCGCCTTGTGAAGCTTGGATAAAAAATTCTCCTCCCGATTTGAGTAAACTTTTTTTACCATCTGCCATAATTCCCATAGTAGGTTTGTTGGTAACCAACATCGTTCCTTTGTCGAAAAGTTCAATGTATTCAATGTCAATTGCTCCATTTACGGGAAGTCCGTTTTTAGTAAGAGCATTTCCGTTAAGTGTGATAACTACTCCTTTTGCTGAAGTTAATGTGATTGTTCCTGTTCCTGCTGTTGCGGTAAAATTTTGAGTATTTTTCTTTATTCCAGATTGTGTAATTCCTTTGAATGCAGCTGCTGTTGGCGGAATGGGATCCAAATTGTCATTGTTCGTACAACTTGTAAAGAAGATTGTTGCTAAAGCTAAAAGTCCGATGTTTTTAATTTGATTTTTCATAATTTCTATTATTTAAAATGGTTATTTAATTTAATATCAATTCGGGTTTGATATTGTTACCCTTTCTTTTAATTTTTTTTTATCGGGTAATTAATACCCAAAGTTTACTGACGAATGAGATTCCTATTTTCTTTAAATTTTCCATAATCTAAAAGTTTTAAAAGTTTCAATTCTTGATTTATACTGTTATATCAACTTGGTTTTATATTTGTTACCCCTTTTTTTAGTATTTTCGAAAAAAGTTTTTTTATGGCTAATACGATTCATCCCGACCAAATCTATATTGAAGGACTTGCTAATAATGATTCAGCAATAATTCAATCTATTTACAAGAAGTTTGTTCCCAAAGTTGTTTCTTATATCAGGAACAATTCTGGCGATGAAGATCAGGCTCAAGATGTGGTTCAGGAAATTATGATTTTGCTTTTCAATCAGGCCAAAGCCAATAAATTGCAACTCACTTGCCCCTTTGATGCTTACTTTTTTTTATTGTGTAAAAGAAAATGGTTGAACGAAATAAAAAAATCTTCGAATAAAGGGGTAACAATCAATGAAGATTTGGCATCTAATACTGAATCCACAGAACAAATGGTTACAGAAACTGAATTGTTCGACGAAAAACAGCAACTTTTTGACACGATGTTTCAAAAACTAGGCGACAAATGCCAAGAGTTATTGAAATTGAGTTTCACCATCAAATCGATGGAGGAAGTTGCCGAAAAACTCAACGTGACCTATGGTTATGTTCGAAAGAAAAAATCGTTGTGTGTAGGTCAATTAACCCAGTGGATTCAGGAAACCAATCGCTTTAACTCTTTAAAAATGAATTAGTCATGAATGAGGAACGCTACATAGAATTCGACCAATATTTGGCAAATGAATTATCTGCCGAAGAAAAAATATCTTTTGAAAAACAATTGTCAGAAGACCCAGAATTGGCTACAGCATTTGAAATTTTCAAGGAATTGCAGCTTCATTTGGACAATAAATTTGGCAATGCCGGAGAATTAAATGCTTTTAAAAAGAATTTAAAATCCATTTCTAAAGATCATTTCAAGATTAAAAAATCAAAAGTGATTGATTTAAGAGCTTGGCATTATGCCGTTGCGGCTTCTGTGGCAATCTTGTTCGGATTATTTGTTTTTCAGAATATAAATCCATCTTTTGAAGATTACAATCATCCCGAAATGGCAAGTTTTGTTGAAAGAGGCGATGTAAGCGAAAATTTAAAATTGGCACAAGATGCCTTTAACACAAAAGAGTATAAAACCGCCATTCCATATTTCGAAAATATTTTAAAAGAGAAAAAATCAGCTGAAATTCAATATTTTTATGCGATTTCACTTTTAGAAGATCATCAATTTAAAAAAGCCGAAAGCAATTTGACTGCATTACAAACTGGAACTTCTATTTATAAAAACAAAGCCACTTGGTATTTGGCTCTTTCTAAATTAAAACAGAAAAAATACAAAGATTGTAAAGAAATTCTATTGACCATTCCAGATGATTTTGAAGAGTATGACCAAGTGCAACAATTATTAAATGAATTGGATTAAACCCTTTTTGTGTCTAATACTATTCCTAAATCTAACTGTTTTTGGACAAAATTCGCTTGCAACAGAAGATCAGATTTACAATGCGATTGATGCTTATGTTGTGAATCCAACCCTTGAAGGATTGTCAAATTTGACGCAAACGGAACGTAATTTTTGGAAAAACGCTAAACCGAAAATCAAGAATGAATTCCTAGCCATTGTGGTTTTAAATTGCAACAAAGCCTATTATGAAAATCAATTTGGCAAGACTCATCAAGCCATTTCAAGTTATGAAAAAGCCTGGAAAATTTATCAAAACTACAAACTTTCTAATTATGATATTACCGAATATTGTCTGAAACCATTGGGTAATCTTTACACAATTATTGGGGATTTTGACAATGCCGAAAACACTATCAAACAGTATTATTTTATTGCCAATACCGATAGAAATCAATCGCAAAAAATTGCAGCTATTCTCAATTTGTCGAATGTGTATCAAAATACAGGTAGAATAAATGAGGCTATTGATTTACTCGAAAAAAACATTAGAAAGGAGAAACTGACCCCTACGCAAAAAGGAAATTTGTTGAACAATTTGGGAAACAATTATGTATTAAGTTATAAAAATCCAAGTTTGTCCAAACCTATTCCAGACATTTTCAAAAAACTAGAAGGCTCTTATTTTGCTGCCATTCAGTTATTGAAATCCGACAAAACTCAAAGTGAAACACTGGCGAATTGTTACCGCAACTTATCGGCATTAAATATCCAATGGCACAACCATGAATTAGCCAATTCCTATTTTGAAAAAGCAAAAAAATATTTCTTTTTAACTGCTAATATTGTGCCTCGAAAACTAGCCAAATTCAAACTGGAAGAAGCTAATTTATTGTTTCAGCAAGAAAAATATTCAGAAGCTAGCACCATTTTATCATCCGTTTTCAAGACTTTAATCCCCAATTATTCGAGTTCAAAAAATAGTTTTCCTAATGTCAATTCGCTTTATGCAGAAACCATTTTATTGGACGCAATAGACTTGCAAGCGGAAATTTTTGTGAATCAAAATCAACCCAAAAAGGCGTTGGAAGGATATGCTCTTTCGTTCCAAATAGAAGAGTTGTTCTCGAACTTATTGGTCTATGAAAATTCTAAAATCATCAACCAAATTAGAATTAGAAATCGCACCGAAAAGTGCATTGCTATTTATGATTTGTTGCATCAAAAAGAAGGCAAAATCAGTTATTTAGAAAAAGCGTTTCAACTTGCGGAACGAACCAAATCGGGTGTTTTGAAAAACTATCTTTCCACCAAAAAAACTACTTCCAGAGAAGAAAAACTGCATTTAGAACAATTGCAAAACTGGAATAACGAAATCCTAAAAGAACAACAAAAAGGTGATTTGGCAAACGTTTCCAAAATAAACGAAGCCAATAAAAAACAAAACGAATTGATGCTTTCGCTAAAGAAAATCAGGTCGAAAAACCAAGTCGATTCAGCTGAAAATTTAGATATAAAAGTCTTGTATTCTAAACTCGAAAAAGACAAAGCCATTATGGTGGAGTATTTTTCGGGCTTTGAAAAAATCTATATTTTTACTTTGGCAAATCAAAGAATAAGGCTGAAATACATTTACATTACAGACACTGCTATTCCAGAAATAATTTCATTTTTGGATTATTTTAGTGATACTAATAAAATTACAGATGATATTTCGGGTTATAATCATTATGGTAATTCGCTTTATAAAATGCTGCAATTGCCAATCAATACCACTTACCAAAACCTCGTCATTGTCCCTGATGGATTATTAAATTTCCTTCCTTTTGAAGCCTTAATTACTAAAGAATCCAACACGACGAATTTTACCCAAATGCACTATTTGCTGCATGATTTCAGGATAGCCTATAACAATTCGGCTAGCTTTTATTTGAATGGGAAATCCATTTCAAACGATAAAAAATCGGTACTCGGAATTTTTCCCGTTTTCGAAAAAACGAATTATGAATTGACTTTTTCCAAAAAAGAAATGCAATCGATAAAAAGCAATTTCGATGGTCAGTTTTTTGACAACAAAAATGCTACTTTCGATAACTTTAAAAAGAATGCAAACCATTATTCGATTTTACATTTATCTACACATGCCAGTTCGGGAGATACTCAAACGTCAGCAAGTATCAAGTTTTATGACCAAGAAATCTTGTATTCCGAGTTGTATAACCTCAATATCAATCCTGATTTGGTCGTTTTAAGTGCTTGTGAAACCGGAATTGGAAAACTCTACAAATCCGAAGGAGCGATGAGCGTTGCCAGAGGATTTCAATTTGCTGGAGCTCAAAATTTATTGTTTTCTCTTTGGAAAGTAAACGATTTTACTACTTCGGTTTTTATGGATAAGTTTTACAGAAACATTAAAAATGACCAATCTTACTTCGAAGCGAATGCCAATGCCAAACTCGATTTCCTAAATGACGAATCCATTTCGAATGCTAAAAAATCGCCTTATTATTGGAGTGCTTTTGTTTATTATGGTTCAATTGAAAAGCCAGAAGCACCAACGAATTATTATTTTTATATTATTGGGTTATTGATTGTAATTGGATTATTTTTGGTCTTCAAATACTTTCGAAAATGAATTACCTTCCCTATATTCTTAAAAAAGAAAACTACAAAAAAATAAAATTCAAGATTTCTAAAACCCAACATTTGCTCATCAAAGCGAAGATTAATGGCGTGAAAGGTAATTTTATTCTGGATACAGGAGCTTCTAACAGTTGCGTTGGTTTTGAAAGTATCGGATTGTTTCAACTCACAGCTAACGATTCTAAAACCAAAGCTTCGGGTGCCGGTGCAACGGGGATGTTGACACAAACTTCTGTCGGCAATAAACTGCAATTAGGCGATTGGAAATTCCGTGAATTTGATTTGGTGATTTTTGACTTATCTCATGTTAATGAAGCTTTGATTGCTTATAAAGCCAAACCTGTTCACGGCATCATTGGTGCCGATATTCTAATGCAAGGTAAAGGAATTATTGATTATTACAATCATTGTTTGTATTTGAGAAAATAGAAATAATTTATTTTCGCTTCGAATTTGACTTTTTTGAATTCGTTCCTAATGCCCATAAAAGTCCGCCTGTAATATGTTCCAGATATACAGAATTAGTATAATCTTTACTGTCATGACCTAAAGCGGTATAGAAAACTCTTCCGCCTTCAAATTCATGACACCAAGCCAATGGTAGATAATCGCCAAAAGTGCGTCCAGGATAGACTTCTTTTTCTTTGTCATTGACCGTTCGCATATCGGCTGCTAAAAGGATATGAATATTCGGATTGAATTCATTCATATAATAGCACTCATCTTCTTTTTTCCATGTTTCTCCCAGCATCGAAGTAGCAGGATGATTTTTATCAATGACTTTTATTTCGAAAGACTGAAAAGCAGGATGTCTTTTGAATCTCCCACCGACCATTGTTGCATACCAAGGCCAAGATTTTTCAGAATCAGATGCACTATGAATGCCTACGAAAGCACCACCAGAATGAATATAATCTACAAAGGCTTGCTTTTGCTGTTCGGTATCAAAAATAGCATTACAAGTATTCGAAAAAATCAGACAGCTGTACTTGGATAAATTTTCGGTATTCATTACGGCTGGATCATCGGAAACATCCACAATTAAATTGTTTTCTTCGCCAATTTTCTTCCACGCTTCCACGCTAGAAGCAATGTTTTTGTGTACATAACCTTTACCATTTTTGGTATAAATTAAAATACGTTTTTTAGCTGATGGATTTGCAAAAACAGCACTGAATCCAAAAAAAACAGTGAGTAATAGTAGCTTAATTTTCATGTTTCTTATTTGTTTTAATTTAAAAAAAAGCTTCTAACGGTTGTGTTAGAAGCTTTTTGGTGAGATTCAATACTCTTTTAAACTTGTTCTTTTTAAACAGTTTGGCTAGTATTTATTTTCCTTTTGTACTAGCTTCTAAATTTCTTTCAATAGTATGACCAGGTCGAGACCATTTTGGTTTTTCACCAAGAGGAACAAATTTAGAATCTTCGGCTTCTACAGTTTCTCTTTGCGAGGCTTTAGCAAAAGGTTTTTGATTTTTTAGACCTAACATTTCAAACATTTTAATATCGTCGTTGGCATCATTATTAGGAGTAGTCAACAATTTATCTCCTGCAAAAATAGAATTGGCTCCAGCCAAAAAGCACATGGCTTGACCCTCACGACTCATATTAATTCTTCCTGCTGAAAGACGTACTTGAGTTTCTGGCATCACAATTCGAGTAGTAGCTACCATTCGTATCATTTCCCAAATTTCTACTTGTTTTTGTTCTTCGAGAGGTGTTCCTTCTACAGCAACAAGAGCATTAATAGGCACTGATTCTGGTTGTGGATTCAAAGTAGCAAGTGCTACTAGCATTCCTGCACGGTCTTCGATGCTTTCGCCCATTCCGATGATTCCACCGCTACAAACAGTAACATTGGTTTTGCGAACATTTTCAATGGTTTGCAAACGGTCTTCAAAACCACGAG from Flavobacterium eburneipallidum includes these protein-coding regions:
- a CDS encoding RNA polymerase sigma factor; this translates as MANTIHPDQIYIEGLANNDSAIIQSIYKKFVPKVVSYIRNNSGDEDQAQDVVQEIMILLFNQAKANKLQLTCPFDAYFFLLCKRKWLNEIKKSSNKGVTINEDLASNTESTEQMVTETELFDEKQQLFDTMFQKLGDKCQELLKLSFTIKSMEEVAEKLNVTYGYVRKKKSLCVGQLTQWIQETNRFNSLKMN
- a CDS encoding tetratricopeptide repeat protein; amino-acid sequence: MNEERYIEFDQYLANELSAEEKISFEKQLSEDPELATAFEIFKELQLHLDNKFGNAGELNAFKKNLKSISKDHFKIKKSKVIDLRAWHYAVAASVAILFGLFVFQNINPSFEDYNHPEMASFVERGDVSENLKLAQDAFNTKEYKTAIPYFENILKEKKSAEIQYFYAISLLEDHQFKKAESNLTALQTGTSIYKNKATWYLALSKLKQKKYKDCKEILLTIPDDFEEYDQVQQLLNELD
- a CDS encoding CHAT domain-containing protein; amino-acid sequence: MNWIKPFLCLILFLNLTVFGQNSLATEDQIYNAIDAYVVNPTLEGLSNLTQTERNFWKNAKPKIKNEFLAIVVLNCNKAYYENQFGKTHQAISSYEKAWKIYQNYKLSNYDITEYCLKPLGNLYTIIGDFDNAENTIKQYYFIANTDRNQSQKIAAILNLSNVYQNTGRINEAIDLLEKNIRKEKLTPTQKGNLLNNLGNNYVLSYKNPSLSKPIPDIFKKLEGSYFAAIQLLKSDKTQSETLANCYRNLSALNIQWHNHELANSYFEKAKKYFFLTANIVPRKLAKFKLEEANLLFQQEKYSEASTILSSVFKTLIPNYSSSKNSFPNVNSLYAETILLDAIDLQAEIFVNQNQPKKALEGYALSFQIEELFSNLLVYENSKIINQIRIRNRTEKCIAIYDLLHQKEGKISYLEKAFQLAERTKSGVLKNYLSTKKTTSREEKLHLEQLQNWNNEILKEQQKGDLANVSKINEANKKQNELMLSLKKIRSKNQVDSAENLDIKVLYSKLEKDKAIMVEYFSGFEKIYIFTLANQRIRLKYIYITDTAIPEIISFLDYFSDTNKITDDISGYNHYGNSLYKMLQLPINTTYQNLVIVPDGLLNFLPFEALITKESNTTNFTQMHYLLHDFRIAYNNSASFYLNGKSISNDKKSVLGIFPVFEKTNYELTFSKKEMQSIKSNFDGQFFDNKNATFDNFKKNANHYSILHLSTHASSGDTQTSASIKFYDQEILYSELYNLNINPDLVVLSACETGIGKLYKSEGAMSVARGFQFAGAQNLLFSLWKVNDFTTSVFMDKFYRNIKNDQSYFEANANAKLDFLNDESISNAKKSPYYWSAFVYYGSIEKPEAPTNYYFYIIGLLIVIGLFLVFKYFRK
- a CDS encoding retropepsin-like aspartic protease, whose translation is MNYLPYILKKENYKKIKFKISKTQHLLIKAKINGVKGNFILDTGASNSCVGFESIGLFQLTANDSKTKASGAGATGMLTQTSVGNKLQLGDWKFREFDLVIFDLSHVNEALIAYKAKPVHGIIGADILMQGKGIIDYYNHCLYLRK
- a CDS encoding ThuA domain-containing protein, which codes for MKIKLLLLTVFFGFSAVFANPSAKKRILIYTKNGKGYVHKNIASSVEAWKKIGEENNLIVDVSDDPAVMNTENLSKYSCLIFSNTCNAIFDTEQQKQAFVDYIHSGGAFVGIHSASDSEKSWPWYATMVGGRFKRHPAFQSFEIKVIDKNHPATSMLGETWKKEDECYYMNEFNPNIHILLAADMRTVNDKEKEVYPGRTFGDYLPLAWCHEFEGGRVFYTALGHDSKDYTNSVYLEHITGGLLWALGTNSKKSNSKRK
- the bioB gene encoding biotin synthase BioB, with the translated sequence MSIKKHDWTKEEIIAIYTKPMMDLLFEAATVHREHHDPNVVQVSTLLSIKTGGCSEDCGYCPQAARYNTGIEGNDLMSVSQVKAQALRAKSSGSSRVCMGAAWRNVKDGEEFDQVLEMVRTINKMDMEVCCTLGMITENQAQRLAEAGLYAYNHNIDTSEEYYKEVISTRGFEDRLQTIENVRKTNVTVCSGGIIGMGESIEDRAGMLVALATLNPQPESVPINALVAVEGTPLEEQKQVEIWEMIRMVATTRIVMPETQVRLSAGRINMSREGQAMCFLAGANSIFAGDKLLTTPNNDANDDIKMFEMLGLKNQKPFAKASQRETVEAEDSKFVPLGEKPKWSRPGHTIERNLEASTKGK